The following coding sequences are from one Pseudonocardia sp. EC080619-01 window:
- the hisI gene encoding phosphoribosyl-AMP cyclohydrolase — translation MSTRVTESALDPAVAARLKRDADGLVCAVVQSRAGEVLMVGWMDDEALHRTLTTGRGTYWSRSRQEYWVKGDTSGHVQHVHEVRLDCDGDAVLVVVDQEGPACHTGTRTCFDTDVLLAAE, via the coding sequence ATGAGCACGCGGGTCACCGAGTCGGCGCTGGACCCTGCGGTCGCCGCCCGGCTCAAGCGCGACGCCGACGGCCTGGTCTGCGCGGTCGTCCAGTCGCGGGCCGGTGAGGTGCTGATGGTCGGCTGGATGGACGACGAGGCGTTGCACCGCACGCTGACCACCGGCCGCGGCACCTACTGGTCCCGGTCCCGGCAGGAGTACTGGGTCAAGGGCGACACGTCGGGACACGTGCAGCACGTGCACGAGGTGCGGCTGGACTGCGACGGCGACGCCGTGCTCGTCGTCGTCGACCAGGAGGGCCCGGCCTGCCACACCGGCACCCGGACCTGCTTCGACACCGACGTCCTGCTCGCCGCCGAGTAG
- the hisF gene encoding imidazole glycerol phosphate synthase subunit HisF, translated as MGVAVRVIPCLDVDAGRVVKGVNFKELRDAGDPVEMARIYDAEGADELTFLDVTASSSDRGTMIDVVRRTAEQVFIPLTVGGGIRTPDDVDRMLRAGADKVGVNTAAIARPELLHEMSRRFGSQCIVLSVDARRVPEGGQPQPSGWEVTTHGGRRSAGIDAVEWAERGQELGVGEILLNSMDADGTRAGFDLEMIEAVRKVVDVPVIASGGAGAVEHFTPAVRAGADAVLAASVFHFGQLRIGEVKDAMRDGGVEVR; from the coding sequence ATGGGCGTCGCGGTCCGCGTCATCCCCTGCCTGGACGTCGACGCCGGGCGCGTGGTGAAGGGCGTCAACTTCAAGGAGCTCCGCGACGCGGGCGACCCGGTCGAGATGGCCCGCATCTATGACGCGGAGGGCGCCGACGAGCTGACCTTCCTCGACGTCACGGCGTCGTCGTCGGACCGCGGGACGATGATCGACGTCGTCCGGCGCACGGCCGAGCAGGTGTTCATCCCGCTGACCGTCGGCGGCGGCATCCGCACCCCCGACGACGTCGACCGGATGCTCCGCGCCGGTGCCGACAAGGTCGGTGTGAACACCGCGGCGATCGCCCGGCCGGAGCTGCTGCACGAGATGTCGCGGCGGTTCGGCTCGCAGTGCATCGTGTTGTCCGTCGACGCCCGCCGGGTCCCGGAGGGCGGGCAGCCGCAGCCGTCGGGCTGGGAGGTCACCACGCACGGCGGCCGACGTTCCGCGGGGATCGACGCCGTCGAGTGGGCCGAGCGCGGCCAGGAGCTGGGCGTCGGCGAGATCCTGCTCAACTCGATGGACGCGGACGGCACCCGCGCCGGGTTCGACCTGGAGATGATCGAGGCCGTCCGGAAGGTGGTCGACGTCCCGGTGATCGCCTCCGGCGGTGCGGGCGCGGTCGAGCACTTCACCCCGGCCGTCCGCGCCGGCGCCGACGCCGTGCTCGCGGCCAGCGTGTTCCACTTCGGACAGCTGCGGATCGGCGAGGTCAAGGACGCGATGCGCGACGGGGGAGTGGAGGTCCGATGA
- the priA gene encoding bifunctional 1-(5-phosphoribosyl)-5-((5-phosphoribosylamino)methylideneamino)imidazole-4-carboxamide isomerase/phosphoribosylanthranilate isomerase PriA: MSFTLLPAVDVVDGQAVRLVQGEAGTETGYGSPLEAALTWQRGGAEWVHLVDLDAAFGRGSNAELLAEVVGTLDLSVELSGGIRDDESLERALSTGAARLNLGTAALENPEWCRRVLAEHGDRIAIGLDVKMIDGRRRVAGRGWTTDGGDLWEALERLDRDGAARYVVTDVSKDGTLQGPNVDLLTEVAKATTAPVVASGGIAEVADLVRLAEVAATGVNIEGSIIGKALYAGRFTLPEALEAVRKVGA, from the coding sequence GTGAGCTTCACGTTGCTTCCCGCGGTGGACGTCGTCGACGGCCAGGCCGTCCGGCTGGTGCAGGGCGAGGCCGGCACCGAGACCGGTTACGGCTCGCCCCTGGAGGCCGCCCTGACCTGGCAGCGCGGCGGCGCCGAGTGGGTGCACCTGGTCGATCTCGACGCGGCGTTCGGGCGGGGCTCGAACGCCGAGCTGCTCGCCGAGGTCGTCGGCACGCTGGACCTGTCCGTCGAGCTGTCGGGCGGCATCCGCGACGACGAGTCCCTCGAGCGCGCGCTGTCGACCGGCGCCGCCCGGCTCAACCTCGGCACGGCCGCGCTGGAGAACCCGGAGTGGTGCCGGCGTGTCCTCGCCGAGCACGGCGACCGGATCGCGATCGGGCTCGACGTCAAGATGATCGACGGGCGGCGCCGGGTCGCCGGCCGCGGCTGGACCACCGACGGCGGTGACCTCTGGGAGGCCCTGGAGCGGCTCGACCGCGACGGTGCGGCCCGCTACGTCGTCACCGACGTCTCCAAGGACGGCACGCTGCAGGGCCCGAACGTCGACCTGCTCACCGAGGTCGCGAAGGCGACCACGGCGCCGGTCGTCGCGTCGGGCGGGATCGCCGAGGTGGCCGACCTGGTCCGGCTCGCCGAGGTCGCCGCGACCGGCGTGAACATCGAGGGCTCGATCATCGGGAAGGCGCTCTACGCCGGCCGGTTCACCCTGCCGGAGGCGCTGGAGGCCGTCCGGAAGGTGGGTGCCTGA
- a CDS encoding SDR family oxidoreductase has translation MDLSGARTLVVGATGVLGAALTDALRDAGATLALAGRSAPAGQGDEPTFTLDALDLERCAAVVDEAADALGGLDLLVVAIGVAGFGDEAETDVVTEHLLTVNAQAPMALGRAALRRFPPKDDGGGTVAMISAILADVPTPGMATYSASKAALSAWLTATRPAARRQGVRVLDVRPPHIETGLADRAVAGTLPTGISAGSDVGALVGHVLDALRDDRRAVTFDLRSGEYAVS, from the coding sequence ATGGATCTCTCCGGGGCACGCACGCTGGTCGTCGGTGCGACGGGGGTGCTCGGTGCGGCGCTGACCGACGCCCTGCGCGACGCCGGCGCGACGCTCGCACTGGCGGGCCGGTCCGCACCGGCCGGGCAGGGCGACGAGCCGACCTTCACCCTCGACGCGCTGGACCTGGAGCGGTGCGCCGCCGTCGTCGACGAGGCGGCGGACGCGCTCGGCGGGCTGGACCTGCTGGTCGTCGCGATCGGGGTGGCGGGGTTCGGTGACGAGGCCGAGACCGACGTGGTCACCGAGCACCTCCTGACGGTGAACGCGCAGGCCCCGATGGCGCTGGGCCGGGCCGCGCTGCGCCGGTTCCCGCCGAAGGACGACGGCGGCGGCACCGTCGCGATGATCTCCGCGATCCTCGCCGACGTCCCGACGCCCGGGATGGCGACCTACTCGGCGTCCAAGGCGGCGCTCTCGGCGTGGCTGACCGCGACCCGCCCGGCCGCGCGACGGCAGGGCGTGCGGGTCCTCGACGTCCGCCCACCGCACATCGAGACCGGTCTGGCCGACCGGGCCGTGGCGGGGACGCTGCCGACCGGCATCAGCGCGGGCTCGGACGTCGGCGCCCTCGTCGGGCACGTGCTCGACGCGCTGCGCGACGACCGGCGGGCCGTCACGTTCGACCTGCGGAGCGGGGAGTACGCGGTCAGCTGA
- a CDS encoding PE domain-containing protein, producing MTIAANSPRGTASDSLMVQVDAHNVLAVHALLAAQAEAMMAALRDANGLRAIPRCGDDVVSVDAQAVFQAKIDSILDIHQAHADEVREAADRLREAALQYEYTDDDIAAALVPARERLGLPALS from the coding sequence GTGACGATCGCAGCGAACTCACCCCGCGGAACCGCCTCGGACAGCCTGATGGTGCAGGTCGACGCCCACAACGTCCTGGCGGTGCACGCACTGCTCGCCGCGCAGGCGGAGGCGATGATGGCCGCCCTCCGGGACGCGAACGGGTTGCGCGCCATCCCGCGGTGCGGTGACGACGTCGTGTCCGTCGACGCACAGGCCGTGTTCCAAGCGAAGATCGACTCCATTCTCGACATCCACCAGGCGCACGCCGACGAGGTCCGCGAGGCCGCCGACCGTCTCCGTGAGGCTGCGTTGCAGTACGAGTACACCGACGACGACATTGCCGCTGCGCTCGTTCCCGCCCGCGAACGGCTCGGGCTGCCGGCGCTCAGCTGA
- a CDS encoding DUF3558 family protein — MVATAATVAGCSSAPAAPPDPFPPRPAEIDIERLDPCALVGARARADLRVGTGRPATAVSSGTTTRACGWGSLDTPFDYSVQLIPQDAADAVGAPGAVVGTIAGYGTVRIVEREATYPLCEILVDVGEAQLMRIQVQTVERQRGSGAPYPVDQVCAQADAAATEALESARRRVS, encoded by the coding sequence ATGGTCGCGACGGCCGCGACGGTGGCCGGCTGCAGCTCTGCCCCGGCGGCTCCGCCCGATCCGTTCCCGCCCCGGCCGGCGGAGATCGACATCGAGCGCCTGGACCCGTGCGCTCTGGTGGGGGCCCGCGCTCGTGCCGACCTCCGAGTGGGGACGGGCAGGCCGGCGACCGCCGTGTCGAGTGGGACGACGACGCGTGCGTGCGGCTGGGGCAGCCTGGACACCCCGTTCGACTACAGCGTCCAGCTGATCCCGCAGGACGCGGCGGATGCCGTGGGTGCCCCCGGAGCGGTCGTCGGCACGATCGCGGGATACGGGACGGTCCGGATCGTGGAGCGTGAGGCCACCTATCCGCTCTGCGAGATCCTCGTCGACGTCGGGGAGGCGCAGCTGATGCGGATCCAGGTGCAGACCGTCGAACGGCAGCGGGGCTCGGGCGCGCCGTACCCGGTCGACCAGGTCTGTGCGCAGGCGGACGCCGCCGCGACCGAGGCACTGGAGAGCGCGCGCCGGAGGGTCTCCTGA
- a CDS encoding DUF3558 family protein, giving the protein MVVGCSSGPAGPPDPFPPRPVDIAIERLDPCALLSDTTRSELQMGGARAGTAPVRGVSTQVCGWSSIRTGYDYSVQFLPQDAADAVGAPGTRVGVVEGYGSVRVIDRVGSYPLCEIVVDVGEARAIRARAAAITRETDGSPRPADEVCRRAETVAADALRTAVRGRTG; this is encoded by the coding sequence ATGGTCGTGGGGTGCAGTTCCGGTCCGGCCGGCCCGCCGGATCCGTTCCCGCCCCGTCCGGTGGACATCGCCATCGAGCGGTTGGATCCGTGCGCCCTGTTGAGCGACACGACTCGATCCGAGCTGCAGATGGGTGGCGCGCGTGCCGGCACAGCGCCGGTGAGGGGCGTCTCGACGCAGGTGTGCGGCTGGTCGAGCATCCGCACGGGATACGACTACAGCGTGCAGTTCCTCCCCCAGGACGCCGCCGACGCGGTCGGAGCGCCCGGGACCCGGGTCGGGGTCGTCGAGGGGTACGGGTCGGTCCGGGTGATCGACCGGGTCGGCTCCTACCCGTTGTGCGAGATCGTCGTCGACGTCGGTGAGGCACGGGCGATTCGAGCTCGCGCCGCTGCGATCACGCGGGAAACGGACGGATCGCCTCGCCCCGCCGACGAGGTGTGCCGCAGGGCGGAGACGGTCGCGGCCGACGCACTGCGCACCGCCGTCCGCGGCCGGACCGGCTGA
- a CDS encoding HNH endonuclease signature motif containing protein, whose translation MVDLDGDLVSLDAVLADPCPHGMPRSLCARLCGDDEPWAATVHRDRPVGHGLALECQTAGGMADLLSDEQVLAVVEGAERMVRWASALRTRMLGEFASRHPAGSRAAPPDADPRAVCEVSRWLPDQVALVLGVSRDQARGLLGEALRFRQVLPLTLSTWESGEIDERLACAIGDATAVLSDELAREVEDRILAGAPGTPYRLLRDRLRRAIARADPDGARVRHERAKADRRMSISRGDEGMASLWLGGTAEQTEASWRCVDRLARSLGTDDPRTLDQRRVDLAHQLLQGTLSVTDLGSVCAAVEGELGRAGAEAVSVGEAVSVGEAASVTEAVVRALAAKPDPSDVIGRKPLIQVVVSLDTLLGADRPAELVGHGPIPAVTARALAAGGVWQRLVTDPLSGVCLDHGRSTYHPPEGLADFVRSRDGTCRGPSCTRPIRDLDHLVPWAAGGPTSAANLHGLCLGHHKLKDVPGWQVLAGPDGALTWISSCGWSETSRPADYRHFTDPLEPSSETIGGSAMTTSDGPADRTTCPGADGPGDGTGDPFQGPPF comes from the coding sequence ATGGTCGATCTGGACGGCGATCTCGTCTCGCTGGACGCGGTACTCGCCGACCCGTGCCCACACGGGATGCCCCGCAGTCTGTGCGCGCGGCTGTGCGGCGACGACGAACCGTGGGCGGCGACGGTGCACCGGGACCGGCCGGTGGGGCACGGGTTGGCGTTGGAGTGCCAGACCGCGGGTGGCATGGCTGACCTTCTCTCCGACGAGCAGGTGCTCGCCGTGGTGGAAGGGGCGGAGCGGATGGTGCGCTGGGCCTCGGCGTTGCGGACCCGGATGCTGGGCGAGTTCGCGTCCCGGCACCCGGCGGGGTCGCGCGCGGCGCCACCGGACGCGGATCCGCGAGCGGTGTGCGAGGTGTCGCGGTGGTTGCCGGACCAGGTCGCGCTGGTCCTGGGCGTCAGCCGGGACCAGGCGCGGGGCCTGCTGGGGGAGGCGTTGCGGTTCCGGCAGGTGCTGCCGCTGACGCTGTCGACGTGGGAGTCGGGGGAGATCGACGAGCGCCTCGCGTGCGCGATCGGCGACGCCACCGCCGTGTTGTCCGACGAGCTCGCCCGGGAGGTCGAGGATCGGATCCTGGCCGGTGCACCGGGGACGCCGTACCGGCTGCTGCGGGACCGACTGCGTCGCGCGATCGCGCGGGCCGATCCCGACGGCGCCCGGGTCCGGCACGAGCGGGCGAAGGCGGACCGGCGGATGTCGATCAGTCGTGGCGACGAGGGGATGGCCTCGTTGTGGCTGGGCGGCACGGCGGAGCAGACCGAGGCGTCGTGGCGGTGCGTGGACCGGCTGGCCCGGTCGCTCGGCACGGACGATCCGCGGACGTTGGACCAGCGGCGGGTCGACCTGGCCCACCAGCTGTTGCAGGGCACGCTGTCGGTGACCGACCTGGGCAGCGTCTGCGCCGCGGTCGAGGGCGAGCTCGGCAGGGCGGGTGCCGAGGCGGTGTCGGTCGGTGAGGCGGTGTCGGTCGGTGAGGCGGCGTCGGTCACCGAGGCGGTGGTCCGGGCGCTCGCGGCGAAGCCGGATCCGTCCGACGTGATCGGGCGCAAGCCGTTGATCCAGGTCGTGGTCTCCCTCGACACCCTGCTCGGGGCGGATCGGCCGGCGGAGCTGGTCGGGCACGGTCCGATCCCGGCGGTCACCGCTCGCGCGCTGGCCGCGGGCGGGGTGTGGCAGCGGCTGGTGACCGATCCGTTGTCGGGCGTGTGCCTGGACCACGGGCGCAGCACCTACCACCCGCCGGAGGGTCTGGCCGACTTCGTGCGGTCGCGGGACGGGACGTGCCGCGGCCCGTCGTGCACCCGGCCGATCCGGGACCTGGATCACCTGGTGCCGTGGGCCGCAGGCGGACCGACGAGCGCGGCGAACCTGCACGGACTGTGCCTGGGGCATCACAAGCTGAAGGACGTGCCGGGCTGGCAGGTCCTGGCCGGGCCGGACGGCGCGTTGACCTGGATCAGCTCGTGCGGCTGGTCGGAGACCTCGCGCCCGGCGGACTACCGGCACTTCACCGATCCGCTCGAGCCGAGTTCGGAGACGATCGGGGGGTCGGCTATGACGACCTCCGACGGTCCGGCCGACCGGACGACCTGCCCGGGCGCCGACGGGCCGGGAGACGGGACAGGGGATCCGTTCCAGGGCCCGCCTTTCTGA
- a CDS encoding VOC family protein — MLLSGVDHIATLTHDPRRLGAFYEAVFDAEIGPTRSHGQDAEETMTVMRIGPHTELNVFTVPGSDEADRQTPMWHRGRLDHVGLRASSYAAFATIRERLMAHGASDGTVNDFGAAFSMFFRDPDGLEGEVLVPKAADGSHPVG; from the coding sequence GTGCTGCTGAGCGGGGTCGACCACATCGCCACCCTGACCCACGATCCCCGGCGCCTCGGGGCCTTCTACGAGGCGGTGTTCGACGCCGAGATCGGGCCGACCCGGTCGCACGGGCAGGACGCCGAGGAGACGATGACGGTGATGCGGATCGGTCCGCACACCGAGCTCAACGTGTTCACCGTGCCCGGCAGCGACGAGGCCGACCGCCAGACCCCGATGTGGCACCGCGGGCGGCTGGACCACGTCGGTCTGCGGGCGTCGTCGTACGCGGCGTTCGCGACGATCCGGGAGCGGCTGATGGCGCACGGCGCCTCGGACGGCACGGTCAACGACTTCGGGGCGGCCTTCAGCATGTTCTTCCGCGACCCCGACGGTCTCGAGGGCGAGGTGCTCGTCCCCAAGGCGGCCGACGGGTCGCACCCCGTCGGCTGA
- the hisH gene encoding imidazole glycerol phosphate synthase subunit HisH: MTRIVVLDYGSGNLRSAERALERVGADVTVTSDFDAAVEADGLVVPGVGAFAACMKGLHEVRGPQIIGRRLAGGRPVLGICVGMQVMFERGVEFGEDTEGCGEWPGTVERIQADVLPHMGWNTVRVPDGSTLFAGLDDATRFYFVHSFGVRRWELQESHAIAPPKVTWTHHGEDVVAAVENGPLTATQFHPEKSGDAGATVLENWLTSVG; encoded by the coding sequence GTGACACGGATCGTCGTCCTCGACTACGGCTCGGGAAACCTCCGCTCCGCCGAACGGGCGCTGGAACGCGTCGGCGCGGACGTCACCGTCACGTCCGACTTCGACGCCGCGGTCGAGGCCGACGGGCTCGTCGTCCCGGGCGTCGGTGCGTTCGCGGCCTGCATGAAGGGTCTGCACGAGGTCCGCGGCCCGCAGATCATCGGCAGGCGCCTGGCCGGGGGACGGCCGGTGCTCGGCATCTGTGTTGGGATGCAGGTGATGTTCGAGCGCGGCGTCGAGTTCGGCGAGGACACCGAGGGCTGCGGCGAGTGGCCCGGGACCGTGGAGCGGATCCAGGCCGACGTCCTGCCGCACATGGGCTGGAACACCGTGCGGGTCCCCGACGGCAGCACCCTGTTCGCCGGGCTGGACGACGCGACCCGCTTCTACTTCGTGCACTCGTTCGGTGTGCGACGGTGGGAGCTGCAGGAGTCGCACGCGATCGCCCCGCCGAAGGTCACCTGGACCCACCACGGCGAGGACGTCGTCGCGGCCGTCGAGAACGGGCCGCTCACGGCCACGCAGTTCCACCCGGAGAAGTCCGGCGACGCCGGGGCGACCGTGCTGGAGAACTGGCTGACGTCCGTCGGCTGA
- a CDS encoding ABC transporter permease produces the protein MIAAANLRVRWRELLATVLAVAVGVGLLGAVLLAAGAARPPVQERLSATSALVVPPRVAESRTPRSDGRVPWPSAGAAAVADRLGATPGTTAVPDRSFPAVPMPGGIPAGDPEDREGGHGTASLALGGYRIVAGGSPSVPGEAVVGADLGLRPGAELPVLFADAVRPVRVTGVTDGPGVYLTDAEAARLAPGVRTIGVLGPVPSASQVPPGAAVLTGDDRGAVEPVQDSRVRYRGDQLLAALGLLTGVTTVVVGSAALSTAVAGRRRELGLLRAVGATPGQVRRVVLGEATLVGAAGAALGTALAAALGPALYRALLAVDAARPVGSVPVTPGPLLVAATAGIVLALGGGLAASRTAARAVPLDAVTDRGPAGRAGRPRLVTGLVVAVGGGVLAVLTAGAEGDGRIGLALAAGAVLVVAAALLAPAVIALPGGLAAVPSRGARARGAGPLSGGAVPGLVRAGLTAAPARSAAVAAPAVVAVGFAVLIGGLVDTMAAAYPAQRTAVLAGSVAVEQAGAPGMPDTTARALSVPGARIPLPTVLVLRGPAGPTAVDAVGTADTALVRPGEVVLSEPVAAGLGVVAGDVLPVRFADGSDPALRVARVLPPDERRGDVAVARDDVRAHDPAALTDTAFLPSDAVPDPPPAGVTVRDARSYALADYAVDARLTDALAALLVAVSSGYGGLAVVNGIAAAARSRRPDLAVLAAAGATPGQRIAVAAAEAGAATLVGVVLGVAVTVAPLLAVASGLSVATGAPVAVVIGPGTVALAAGACLAAAAGTSAVVTARAGRS, from the coding sequence ATGATCGCCGCGGCGAACCTGCGGGTCCGGTGGCGGGAGCTGCTCGCGACGGTGCTCGCCGTCGCCGTCGGGGTGGGGCTGCTCGGCGCGGTACTGCTGGCCGCCGGGGCCGCCCGGCCGCCGGTGCAGGAGCGGCTCTCGGCGACGTCGGCGCTGGTCGTCCCGCCCCGGGTCGCGGAGTCCCGGACCCCGCGGTCCGACGGACGGGTCCCGTGGCCGTCGGCCGGGGCCGCCGCCGTCGCCGACCGGCTGGGCGCGACCCCGGGGACGACGGCGGTGCCCGACCGGTCGTTCCCCGCCGTCCCGATGCCGGGCGGCATCCCGGCCGGGGACCCGGAGGACCGGGAGGGCGGGCACGGCACCGCGAGCCTCGCGCTCGGCGGGTACCGGATCGTCGCGGGCGGGTCGCCGTCGGTTCCCGGCGAGGCCGTCGTCGGGGCGGACCTGGGCCTGCGCCCCGGTGCGGAGCTGCCGGTGCTGTTCGCCGACGCCGTCCGCCCGGTCCGGGTCACCGGCGTCACCGACGGCCCCGGGGTGTACCTGACCGACGCGGAGGCGGCCCGGCTCGCGCCCGGTGTCCGGACGATCGGGGTGCTCGGCCCGGTGCCGTCGGCGTCGCAGGTCCCGCCCGGCGCGGCGGTGCTGACCGGCGACGACCGCGGCGCCGTCGAGCCGGTGCAGGACTCCCGCGTCCGGTACCGCGGCGACCAGCTGCTCGCCGCGCTCGGCCTGCTGACCGGGGTGACGACGGTCGTCGTCGGGTCGGCGGCGCTGTCCACCGCGGTCGCCGGGCGGCGGCGCGAGCTCGGGCTGCTGCGCGCGGTCGGTGCCACGCCCGGCCAGGTCCGGCGGGTGGTGCTGGGGGAGGCCACGCTGGTCGGGGCCGCGGGTGCGGCGCTGGGAACGGCGCTCGCGGCCGCGCTCGGGCCGGCGCTGTACCGGGCGCTCCTCGCGGTGGACGCCGCGCGGCCGGTCGGGTCCGTGCCGGTGACGCCGGGGCCGCTGCTCGTCGCGGCCACGGCGGGGATCGTGCTGGCGCTCGGCGGTGGCCTCGCCGCGTCGAGGACGGCGGCGCGCGCGGTGCCGCTGGACGCCGTCACCGACCGCGGTCCCGCCGGCCGGGCCGGACGGCCGCGGCTGGTCACCGGGCTCGTCGTCGCGGTCGGCGGCGGGGTACTCGCGGTGCTCACCGCCGGTGCGGAGGGCGACGGCCGGATCGGGCTCGCGCTGGCGGCCGGGGCGGTGCTCGTGGTGGCCGCGGCGCTGCTGGCGCCCGCGGTGATCGCGCTGCCCGGTGGGCTCGCCGCCGTCCCGTCCCGAGGCGCACGAGCCCGTGGCGCCGGGCCGCTGTCCGGAGGGGCCGTGCCGGGCCTCGTGCGGGCCGGGCTCACCGCCGCACCGGCGCGGTCGGCGGCGGTGGCGGCACCGGCCGTCGTCGCGGTCGGGTTCGCGGTCCTGATCGGCGGCCTGGTCGACACGATGGCGGCGGCCTACCCGGCGCAGCGGACCGCGGTGCTGGCCGGCAGCGTCGCCGTCGAACAGGCAGGAGCGCCGGGGATGCCGGACACCACCGCCCGCGCGCTGTCCGTCCCCGGCGCGCGGATCCCGCTGCCGACCGTGCTGGTGCTGCGCGGCCCGGCCGGTCCGACCGCGGTGGACGCCGTCGGCACCGCCGACACCGCGCTCGTCCGGCCGGGGGAGGTGGTGCTCTCCGAGCCGGTCGCGGCCGGCCTCGGGGTGGTGGCGGGCGACGTGCTGCCCGTCCGGTTCGCCGACGGCAGCGACCCGGCGCTGCGGGTCGCCCGGGTGCTGCCACCGGACGAGCGGCGCGGGGACGTCGCCGTCGCCCGGGACGACGTCCGTGCGCACGACCCGGCCGCGCTCACGGACACGGCGTTCCTCCCCTCGGACGCCGTGCCGGATCCGCCGCCGGCGGGCGTCACCGTGCGGGACGCGCGGTCCTACGCCCTGGCCGACTACGCCGTCGACGCCCGGCTCACCGACGCGCTCGCCGCGCTGCTCGTCGCCGTCTCGTCCGGTTACGGAGGGCTGGCCGTCGTGAACGGCATCGCGGCCGCCGCCCGCTCCCGCCGCCCCGACCTCGCGGTGCTCGCCGCGGCCGGTGCGACGCCCGGGCAGCGGATCGCGGTGGCCGCGGCCGAGGCGGGCGCCGCGACGCTCGTCGGGGTCGTGCTGGGCGTCGCGGTCACCGTCGCGCCGCTCCTGGCGGTCGCGTCGGGGCTGTCGGTCGCGACCGGCGCGCCGGTCGCGGTGGTGATCGGTCCCGGGACCGTTGCCCTGGCCGCCGGGGCCTGCCTGGCGGCGGCGGCCGGGACGTCGGCCGTCGTCACGGCCCGCGCCGGGCGGTCCTGA
- a CDS encoding ABC transporter ATP-binding protein, whose amino-acid sequence MTPPLELRAVRRVHSGAGPAVAALDGVDLTLRPGTLTAVMGPSGSGKSTLLHCAAGLDVPTSGHVLLDGTDLGALSERRRTLLRRERIGFVFQAFNLVTSLTAAQNVALPARLARRRVSRDAVTAALDEVGLADRAGHRPAQLSGGQQQRVAIARALLSRPATVFADEPTGALDSTSSAQVLGLLRRCTDVAGVTTLMVTHDPAAAAWADEVVVLRDGRVHERFGVPGRSGDGDTATGIARRVAGRAGAVR is encoded by the coding sequence ATGACCCCTCCTCTCGAACTGCGGGCCGTCCGCCGGGTGCACTCCGGCGCCGGTCCCGCGGTCGCCGCCCTCGACGGCGTCGACCTCACCCTGCGTCCCGGGACCCTCACCGCGGTGATGGGGCCGTCCGGCTCCGGCAAGTCGACGCTGCTGCACTGCGCGGCCGGGCTCGACGTGCCGACGTCGGGCCACGTGCTGCTCGACGGCACCGACCTCGGTGCGCTGTCCGAACGCCGCCGCACGCTGCTGCGCCGCGAACGGATCGGGTTCGTGTTCCAGGCGTTCAACCTGGTCACCTCGCTGACGGCCGCGCAGAACGTGGCACTGCCCGCGCGGCTCGCGCGGCGGCGCGTCTCCCGGGACGCGGTGACGGCGGCCCTGGACGAGGTCGGGCTCGCCGACCGCGCCGGGCACCGCCCCGCACAGCTGTCCGGGGGGCAGCAGCAGCGGGTCGCGATCGCCCGCGCCCTGCTGTCCCGCCCGGCGACGGTGTTCGCCGACGAGCCGACCGGCGCGCTCGACTCGACGTCGTCGGCGCAGGTCCTGGGGCTGCTGCGGCGGTGCACCGACGTGGCCGGGGTGACGACGCTGATGGTCACCCACGATCCGGCGGCCGCGGCCTGGGCGGACGAGGTGGTGGTCCTGCGCGACGGTCGCGTGCACGAGCGGTTCGGCGTCCCGGGCCGGTCGGGGGACGGGGACACGGCCACCGGGATCGCCCGCCGCGTCGCGGGGCGTGCGGGTGCCGTCCGATGA